In Actinoplanes derwentensis, the following proteins share a genomic window:
- a CDS encoding ABC transporter substrate-binding protein — translation MRMLRLAATATITALALTACGGEKIGDTGAAGGSSSAATDCGTFNLAINPWVGYEATAAVIAYVAEKDLGCKVTKKDLKEEIAWQGFGTGEVNAVVENWGHDDLKKKYIDEQKTAVSAGSTGNKGIIGWYVPPWMAEKYPDITDWNNLNKYAAEFKTSESGDKGQLLDGDPSFVTNDEALVKNLKLNYKVVYAGSETALITAFRQAEAKKTPLIGYFYEPQWFLAEVPLKKISLPAYTEGCDADAAKIACDYPEYDLDKIVSKKFADANGPAYKLVKNFNWTNDDQNVVAKYISEDKMSAADAAKKWVEANPDKVKAWLA, via the coding sequence ATGAGAATGCTGCGCCTAGCGGCGACCGCTACGATCACGGCTCTGGCCCTGACCGCGTGCGGTGGAGAGAAGATCGGCGATACCGGGGCCGCGGGCGGGTCCTCGTCCGCCGCGACCGACTGCGGCACGTTCAACCTGGCGATCAACCCCTGGGTCGGGTACGAGGCGACCGCCGCCGTCATCGCGTACGTCGCCGAGAAGGACCTCGGCTGCAAGGTGACCAAGAAGGATCTCAAGGAGGAGATCGCCTGGCAGGGCTTCGGCACCGGCGAGGTGAACGCGGTCGTGGAGAACTGGGGTCACGACGACCTCAAGAAGAAGTACATCGACGAGCAGAAGACCGCGGTGTCCGCCGGATCCACCGGGAACAAGGGGATCATCGGCTGGTACGTACCGCCGTGGATGGCCGAGAAGTACCCGGACATCACCGACTGGAACAACCTCAACAAGTACGCGGCCGAGTTCAAGACCTCCGAGTCCGGTGACAAGGGCCAGCTGCTCGACGGCGACCCGTCGTTCGTCACCAACGACGAGGCCCTGGTCAAGAATCTGAAGCTGAACTACAAGGTGGTGTACGCCGGTAGCGAGACCGCGCTGATCACCGCGTTCCGGCAGGCCGAGGCGAAGAAGACGCCGCTGATCGGCTACTTCTACGAGCCGCAGTGGTTCCTGGCCGAGGTGCCGCTGAAGAAGATCAGCCTGCCCGCGTACACCGAGGGTTGTGACGCCGACGCCGCGAAGATCGCCTGCGACTACCCGGAGTACGACCTCGACAAGATCGTCAGCAAGAAGTTCGCCGACGCCAACGGCCCGGCGTACAAGCTGGTGAAGAACTTCAACTGGACCAACGACGACCAGAACGTGGTCGCCAAGTACATCTCCGAGGACAAGATGTCCGCCGCCGACGCGGCCAAGAAGTGGGTCGAGGCGAACCCCGACAAGGTCAAGGCGTGGCTGGCGTAA
- a CDS encoding sarcosine oxidase subunit beta family protein: MAGVMNHPAPGGDLPEHPDRLWRNPEPKAAYDVIVVGGGGHGLATAYYLAKNHGITNVAVLEKGWLAGGNMARNTTIIRSNYLWDESAGIYEHSLKLWENLEQELEYPLLFSQRGVLNLAHSSQDVREGVRRVHANRLNGVDAEWLDPAQVREVCPIVNISPDVRYPVMGATYQPRAGIAKHDYVAWGYARAADALGVDLIQHCEVTGLQVVGGRVTGVHTTRGTIGAGRVALSAAGHTSVVAAMAGIRLPLQSHPLQALVSELLEPVHPTVVMSNAVHVYVSQAHKGELVMGAGIDTWNGYGQRGAFHIIERQMSAALELFPVFARAHVLRTWGGIVDTTPDASPIVGVSGVENLYLNCGWGTGGFKATPGVGWCYAHTVATGEPHPLNAPFSLDRFVTGALVDEHGAAAVAH, translated from the coding sequence GTGGCTGGCGTAATGAACCACCCCGCGCCCGGCGGTGATCTGCCCGAGCACCCGGATCGCCTGTGGCGCAACCCCGAGCCCAAAGCCGCCTACGACGTGATCGTCGTAGGCGGCGGCGGGCACGGGCTCGCCACCGCCTACTACCTGGCCAAGAACCACGGCATCACCAACGTGGCGGTGCTGGAGAAGGGCTGGCTCGCGGGCGGCAACATGGCCCGCAACACCACGATCATCCGGTCCAACTACCTGTGGGACGAGAGCGCCGGAATCTACGAGCACTCCCTGAAACTGTGGGAGAACCTCGAACAGGAGCTGGAGTACCCGCTGTTGTTCAGCCAGCGCGGCGTGCTCAACCTGGCGCACAGTTCTCAGGACGTCCGCGAGGGTGTCCGCCGGGTGCACGCCAACCGGCTCAACGGGGTCGATGCCGAATGGCTCGACCCGGCGCAGGTGCGAGAGGTCTGCCCGATCGTGAACATCTCACCGGACGTGCGCTATCCGGTGATGGGCGCGACCTACCAGCCGCGCGCAGGGATCGCCAAACACGACTACGTCGCCTGGGGGTACGCGCGGGCCGCGGACGCCCTCGGTGTCGACCTGATCCAGCACTGCGAGGTGACCGGGCTGCAGGTCGTCGGCGGCCGGGTGACCGGGGTGCACACCACCCGCGGCACCATCGGGGCCGGGCGGGTCGCGCTCAGCGCCGCCGGGCACACGTCGGTGGTCGCCGCGATGGCCGGGATCCGGCTGCCGTTGCAGAGCCACCCGTTGCAGGCGCTCGTCTCCGAGCTGCTGGAACCGGTCCACCCGACGGTCGTCATGTCGAACGCCGTGCACGTCTACGTCAGCCAGGCGCACAAGGGTGAGCTGGTGATGGGGGCCGGTATCGACACGTGGAACGGGTACGGGCAGCGCGGCGCGTTCCACATCATCGAACGTCAGATGTCCGCGGCCCTGGAGCTGTTCCCGGTGTTCGCCCGTGCGCACGTGCTGCGTACCTGGGGCGGCATCGTGGACACCACTCCGGACGCGTCCCCGATCGTCGGGGTGTCCGGCGTCGAGAACCTCTACCTCAACTGCGGGTGGGGCACCGGCGGGTTCAAGGCCACCCCCGGGGTGGGCTGGTGTTACGCCCACACGGTGGCGACCGGCGAGCCGCATCCGCTGAACGCCCCGTTCAGCCTGGACCGGTTCGTCACCGGCGCGCTGGTCGACGAACACGGCGCCGCCGCCGTAGCCCACTGA
- a CDS encoding sarcosine oxidase subunit delta, which produces MMLIPCPWCGPRDESEFHYGGQAGVAYPADPDALSDEQWAHYLFFRDNPKGPFRERWSHSAGCRRWFNLTRDTVTNEVTA; this is translated from the coding sequence ATGATGCTCATCCCCTGCCCCTGGTGCGGGCCCCGCGACGAGTCCGAGTTCCACTACGGCGGGCAGGCGGGGGTGGCCTATCCGGCCGACCCTGACGCGCTGTCCGATGAACAGTGGGCGCATTACCTGTTCTTCCGGGACAACCCGAAGGGGCCGTTCCGGGAGCGGTGGAGTCACAGTGCGGGCTGCCGCCGCTGGTTCAACCTGACCCGGGACACCGTGACGAACGAGGTGACCGCATGA